GTATAGATACATATCATTAAGATATCCTGAATTACAAAAGAATTTAAGATTACGTTCAGAAGTGATAATGAAGATGAGAGAATACCTAATTAAAGAATGCGATTTTGTGGATATTGAAACTCcaacattatttaaaaatactccTGAAGTATGTATACCAGAATGGTACTAAAAACATTATGGCCAAGATGTTTAaaccttcttttttttaacacaGGGAGCACATGAATTTATAGTTCCAACAAAACTCTTGGGCCAATTTTATTCATTAGTACAGAGTCCCCAAcaatttaaacaattattaatgGTTGGTGGCTTTGATAGATATTTTCAAGTTGCGAGATGTTACAGGGATGAAAAACCTAGACATGATAGACAACCTGAATTTACACAGGTATAATTTTTGACTTGTAGATATATAtcctttataaaattatttagtaCTCATAGATATGTTATTACACAGCTGGATATTGAAATGTCATTCGTTGATTGTGAAGGAATAATGATGTTAATTGAAAACTTATTAGCATATTCTTGGCCTCAAGAATCAGGAGAATTAACTATTCCTTTTAAACACATGAAATATGAGGATGCAATGGAATTATATGGTACAGACAAACCAGATTTACGAATACCACAACAAGTAAGATTTAAATATACTTCTAATTCAAATTCGaagaataatttcaaaaatagtaTTAATATTTCAGCTTTGTAGACTGACAGAATTAATTGATCATTCGGTATTAGAACAGAGTTtaaaaatggaacaaaatgaACACCGTGAAGTTTATGCTCTAGTTTTTTCCCAAAAACATGTATGTTTAcaagttatttatattttccttgatttttggtatttttatatttataacatgttTTGTATACCCTAGGGTTTTCTTACAAAATCTATCAAAGATACTATATCTGAGCTACAATGTACTTATTTCCCTTCTGTGAAATTAATACAAACAAAGATACCTAACAAATCGCcagtaataacaaatattattgaTGGAAATGTACAAcaaaagttaaatttaaaagaaggAGATGTACTGTTTTTAGCTTGTGGAGAAAAAGTACACACGGTAAATATTAATCtgctaattatattttctacatttattaATGATACATTAACATCaagcatttatatatattaacatcAAACTTAAAATTACAGCAATCACTATTAGGAAAAGTACGTCTTGAATTTACAAAGTCCTTAGAAAGTAAAGGTCAAGAAATTTGTACTAATAGGAATGAATTTTTATGGATCACTGATTTCCCTTTATTTTCGTTTAATACTGAAACAAATTCACTAGAAACTATGCATCATCCATTCACGCAACCTCATCCAGATGATATGCAATATCTTATGAACAATCCACTGAAGGTACccatgttaattaattaataagctTAATAGTATTTTAATAAGTGAAATACTTTTATAGGTTAGAGGATTGCATTATGATTTGGTTATGAATGGTTTCGAGATCGCAGGAGGATCGATACGAATCCATGACTCAAAATTACAAAAACAACTATTTAAGATGCTAAATATAGATGAAACACACTTAATGCATATACTTGATGCTTTAGAATCTGGTGCTCCACCTCATGGTGGAATTGCtataggtattttatttttaattcaaatattaactATATGTGACAATGGAGTATCATAACAAATAAGTTGGATTTTTAGGATTGGACCGTTTAATATGTTTGCTCTGTaacacaaaaaatataaaaaatgtgatAGCATTTCCAAAAACTACTACAGGTCGAGATTTAATGTCAGGAGCTCCGGTTCCCATTtctgagaaaataaaaaaattgtataacatACAGACGGTAgacaaataaaacaatattcaaGAAGTATCTTTTGCATTTTTTACtctattgtaaaaatatttataagagGCTAGTTGGTCGTATTCACTTCGAAAAGtattattcaataatttttgtatattttataaaatatattcgatatttttatttgtttcaaaatcATCACACTTATGATAAAATCTATGTCATTACAGCAGAAATGAAAAGGAAGATCGCTAATGTAATATTAACAAAGTCAATCAAACAATGTGAACTAAGGATAAGGGCCTTTAGCGGTCAGTGTTCGAATTATATGCACATTTCTTTTCCGATGCTCTGGGTGGAAGAAATGCGCATATGTGCGACGAGAAGGGAAATTCGTATTAACGATCAGCGAAGGGTAAgggtaaaaaaatataaaaattacttgaaaacttaataaaatattagtaataaattCCTTTCCTTTGTACTGTGAAAATAACAATAAGAATACTACAAGCAGACAGCAGCAACTGGCAATAACGATTATTAGAAATGATTAGACAGTACAATAAAAAAATGAGATTATTTGTTGCAAGATAATTATATGAATGTATTTAGAAATAGTTTCAATAAATCAGACCGTAGtttaacaatattttacaattttgttgTTTGTCCTTGTCACTATCCAATTccataaaaacaaaaaatcaaAAAATGCAATCGGCAAATATTTAAGAAAGCGTGGAATTTTAAGAGGAATAGTATAACAAACGACCGCGAAATAGTTTTCGAAAATTCCGAGATGTGATGTCAAATTCCAAGTATTATTGAAATAGTGTTAcctcttataatattatattctcttGTTATAAAATAGAGATtttgacaaaatattttttcgagaACCCGAAAATATAATCTGAGAAATTTCTGGAATGTGATGTTATTTTCGAATTGTGCCACTTCCTATTACCATGTTCTTCTGATACAAAATCGCTATTTTAGccgataaattttttattctcaTATGTCCTCAGAAAATGACCTGTTTTCAAGAATTTGAAAAGATTCGAAATACTTTTTATGTTGTATTATTCTCTTAATATTTATCAAAACTTACCAATTTTCTCAAACTCttcgttattttttataacttgttCGTTAAATTTTTGGAAACTTATTGGAAAGGATTTGAGTATTTTATtcatttgcaaaataaaattattttattcaattcaaTCTGTAAGTTTATAAGAATTGTATAATTCTACAATGAGtttataattttctgtataACAATTTGtgtaatcgtttataaaatgtataattttataataatttcattccgTTAATTGATCGATAGATCTAAAACAACTCCTCTcatacaaaaattgaaaatgacAATCAAAACCTATAAGAGCATTAACTCATCGGTGATAAGAGTTCGTGATGGCGCGTATTTTTGGTTAGTTCCGTACGATCCGGTATTAACATACATTTTCCCCTCTTGCTATGCATACGCACATTTCTCCCGTCAAAAACATTGTAGGAAGAACTGTGCATATAGTTCGATCGTTTGATCACTAGAGGTGATAATTTGTGAAGCTAAATTCCTCCCATACTCATCGGTtatctttgtattataattattcctACTTAATGTTCGCCTTTTTTGCCATATTTTAGACATATTCTTATATTCGTACTTTTACCTCGATTAATGTTCTTATAATCACCTTCATCAATTCTTAGGACTGCTTCTCCAAAGCGAGTATGTTCATTTGCCGTAAATATATCTCACTCTCGCTCCCAATGCAAACTGAGCTGAACGTGCTGAAAAAAGCAATTCCTGGGATACACCTTTCTAGATAATATTCGCCACGCGAACCCAACCAACGAACATTAAGCGGGTAGTAGTGTATATgaacatttatatgtatattactttatgacattaattttataaaaaaatctcACGCGTTTCGTTCACCTGTAATCAAAATAAACACTCAAACTTTGGTATTCTGCTTTTCTTAAGGTTaaaaaaatgcataaacatgTTTACTCTATTCAAGTCTATGatccaaataaaattaaatatatatactttcaatacaatcattttatttacagtaatcaataatattgtttaaatatGATAAATCATTCTTAGTTAAATTTGTTAAGAAAAACTGACCTATGTAATTTAGTTTAAGCattttattcatataataatatatgttttCACATTTtgcttaaatttaattaattttcggcACTTGATGTTTCTTAAAGAGTTGCGTGATCAAAAAAACTAGGTAAAATCAATCTTTTAGTCAATGTAAAAGTTAAGCTGCAAATGTATAGTATATAgttaaattatacataatatacatggTATATCTAAATGATATATACATTTAACTAGGTATCTAATGTAATTGTAAGATATTTCTTCAAtgaacatataaatatttccaacttTTATTGGAAGTATGaacatattattatacatatttcacatTAGAAGAAATAGTAACAGTATCTGTCATATATCACCAATTTCTACAAATTTCACGTGTTGATATTTGAAGAGATCAAAGTTTTCGTGAACGTCCCCGTTTTCTGAGCGTAGTAATTTTACTTGTTACTGACCTAGTTGTGTGTAGCTTCTTTTGAATATTTGGtacagattttatatttttttgtaaatttctatgTTTCTTCAAATGTTGTACAAAAAGTAATCTAGATCTAATTAATTTCTTACATATCTGACATCTGCGTATTTGTTGttctgtaataaatatttttcagttaTTTAATGTTCTTGTAATGAATTATCATACatatatcaataaaataattattaaaaataacatacCAGATTTTTTTGTTCCATGTTGTAAACAATGTGCTCTTAATAAAGCAGCACTGGGAAACCACCTTCCACAATCAGAACAACTTAATTTTTTTACCTCCCAGGTGCATTTTGGtctttgatttctttttcttttaatctttttaattatagtcTGTTTTTTTGGCTCAATgtgttccttcttttctttaatttctatgGATGGTCGTTCAACTGATAATTTACTAAATCTACGTTTTTTTCTTTGAGAATGTTCTGAACGTACATGACGGGCTAATGCTACCACTACATCGAATTTTTGTTGACATATTTTACAAGCGTATTGTTTTTTAACAGTATCTTCAGTCGTTCCATTTGCATGTTTCAATTTCTGTTCATTAAATCGTATTGTATTAGAGGGTGATTTCGAACAAACTCGCAAATGAGTTTCTAGAGCTCTTTGTTGTCTAAAGTTTCTTAAACAATGTTGacattgtaataaaattgcttTTGAATTCGATTGTTGTGATTCGTCATCGGAATCCCCAaccattataatttcattttctttatcgCTAGAATATTTATCTTTACTATCATCTATAGTTATTTCAACAACATCCCGCTCTGACTGCAGGATACTTTCTTCTTCatcaatatcaatttcaataatttcaactTCTTTTCGCTTAacctttttcattcttttcgaGTCGGTATTTCTTTGACGATATCTAGAATGAGCTACTCTTTTATTTCGTCTTACTCTTTTTCTAACATTATTGTCTTCTTCAGTTACAAGAGATGCTGGTTGTATAATAATTTCGGAATCTTCGCGATTTACAGAAATTAATTGTTGTTTCCGGGATCGCTTAGTTTTGTACTGTATTTGTGACGACTCGGGTGATGTATATTCAATTGAACCATTCGATATATCTAAATTTGTACTACTTGGTATTAAATCTGCTGATGAATTTGCTAATGTCTCCAATAATTCCTGTTGACTATCTAACAGATTGAATTTTCTCTTTGTTAAACTATTAGACATCTTATTAGACACATTAGAATTTTGGTACACTGAAGTTTCATATTCCGTTTCTTTGAGATTTCCAAAGTTATTTTGATCTCTGTTAATGATCTTTTTATTCATTTGCTTTTTTGCTGCATTTGCTTTCAAATTTTGAAGAGTTTTGTGAATTTCATCGAATGTTAGTTCAGAATCAGATTGATCACCTTCGAATAAGATGTATTGCACAGTTGATTGTTCTACAAATTCACTATCACTTTTATCATCTTCCTGATATTCTTCAGAATTATCTGTAAAAAAttgagatatttttataatatctgaaatttcgttatatcaagatattatttaataattaccaGTTTTAAATACATACCCATATTTGCAGAACAATCGTCCATCATTAAATATGTTACATCTGGTTGTTTTTCATTTGTTGCAtatataatgttagaaactcGTTTTGTACCTAAATTTAAATTAgaatgtttcattaaatttgaattttcttccaatatatattctttttcttgtatcctttcattttcatttgacatgattttattttcattatccaTTGATATATCATTTATTGGTTCACTTTTAGGAAAAAATATTGGTGACTCAGTAGTCAGTAATTGCCTTTTTATCTGTGTTGGTTTTTTAACAGTTCTAACTGCGCCTTCGCCTATTAATCTTTCAACATCTGATCTGTAAATAtgatcattttattattttcacatgtAATTATTGAATTACATTTGTTATTAACTATATCTGATATGtaatatatgcataaatatacatacttcatgagaaattgaaaatttgttggTGGTTCACCAGATTCATCATAAACTGCTACAGCAAAAATTTCATCTGAATCTTCAACCGCATATAACGCTAATTGTTGACCAGCAGCAGTTACAAATGTGGCTATTGTTTCTTCATCTCCATCTTGATCATcaactattactttattatatgTTTCTGCTTCACTTTCCTCTGATTCTGAAAGCTATCACATCATATTAATTAACAAAACAtactaaaataaaagaagaatttacCAATTTCATTATTTCGCTTTTATCACTTCAATGTATTCTGAtcttttatcataaaaattatcataaaaaaacatttaatatttacCAACAATTCTTCCTTATTGACATCATTTGAAAGCCACTTTTGCCTAGATGTATTTTCTCCAGATAATGATATAGCATCTTCCGCATATTCAACAGACATTGTTGCATTCATGCTTTCTTCAAAATATTCAGAAGTATCTTTCTGTTTACAAATAACTTCCTCTGATATTTGATTAATATCTATGTTTTCATCTACAATTATTTCCTCACCAACAATCTATACataatattgataattaataataaaataaattaaaaatatataagatatatatataagatgtagtatgtagaaaagtatataaaaatataatacaaagtataaaatagacaaagaatatgtaataatataagatgtatatttgttgaaatattaattattttgttaccaATGTTTCTTCCGAGTGTTCACATTTGGGTAGAACCATAAATTCTGCTGAAGTTTCATTTATAGTACATGGTTTTTGTATGATCTCTTGAGAAACCATTTTTTTGTAGATATTAACATCATTCACAAATGACATTTTTTTTAccgttttatatattaaatggtAATTATATTATCTCAGCTAACAAGTACATATGTTAAGAAAATGTAATTcctaaaatacaaaattgaaaatacatattaaaaaatatatttatgctaCTTAATTAAGGATCAAATATTATAGAGATCATTTCATGCATAAGAAAACACGTCTAAATTATCAATACAGGTATTTACTTAGGGTTATGCTCATTGTAATAATCATGACTTACAAGTTAGAGATTTTATTAACAGCAAACGATAATTAGCCAGCACACTCCTTTTTACATTTAACACAAactgatatatatattatgagtTTCCATATTTATCGTTGTGTTCAATAACGAAAATACACAACTATTTAACGACTTTATAAGTTCCATAACATAATAACCTAAATAacataattagtaataataatcgTGGAACCGTATATCGAGTTTTGTAGAAATGTCTTTAATGATAACTTGTTTTCGTACTTCTACATATTTAATACAACGAAAAACAATGCATAAAACTGtacaatttaatacaatttccCGTCTttcaatttacatatataattagtatCAAATACACATAGCACTAATGTGTGCTCTAACACATACAGAAACATAACCCTAGACATTACGCGTTGCGCGCATAGAGAAACTATCTAACTAAAGTTGTCATATGTTTCGGTTgaattttttatcaatatattcttctaatttcattttaataaatttatatgctTTTATCCTCGTACGCTAGTGAATGAAATGGCAAAAAGAACCATTTTACTAAAAACTTAGTTTGATAAGTAGAAAGGTTTGATATATGTAAAACAGTATCTTATACAGTTTGCACGTTTTGAAATTATCTTCCAGTGCATACTATCTACTATCGTGTATTACATTTACATCCTTTTTCGATCGATAATGTAGGAAAGAGATAAAGGGATGATGGATATCTGGCTACACTGatacgtacatatgtaggtATATAGTATGCCAAATGCCAGCCTATTTCAGAATTTGCTGTTTTTAAAGTTGATCAGTACTTATCTCCTCCCTCCCTTCTATTTACTATACTATTTCGATTGGACAAGTTTGACACGTGATATTCTAGTACATAGCTTAAGCACGTAGGTGTGACTTGTCAGCTGATGTATCGTCAGGATTTgttaaattaacaattattcttttaaatttcctctGTTATTCTTCATTTATAGATAATAATGGCTTTACATTCAGCGGGGAAAGGAAAACTTCTTGCTGTGATCGGAGACGAGGTATTTGAAATGTATATTTAAGTTTATTTGATATCcgaagtatatatataaaagtttcatttttagGATACTTGTGTTGGATTTCTTTTGGGCGGGGTTGGTGAAATTAATAAACATCGACAACCTAATTTTATGGTCGTAGATAAAAGTATGTATGTTaccaaatttcaattaaaaaaaaaaaatcaaatatgAAAGTCTATATTTTTCTGTGCTTGTATTCAAATATTGTACTCAAATATTCTATACTTTGTATTAAAATGTTTATCAaacgaattattattatttatagtttcTTAAATCTGTAgcatttacatatttctttacAGATACAGCTGTAAGTGACATAGAAGATACGTTTAAACGTTTCATTAAACGAGATGATATTGATATTATACTTATCAATCAAAATGTAAGTATCATATTTATCCTTAAAATAACAATaagattctaaaaaataaatgtggtgtattttaataatgtaaataagagtaatatttttatatattctttatatatataaaataaaaaataaggaaaaatattctttgaaaaataaagttttaataaatacaatttatcaaTAAGATTATCTATGCTTTgtaattaatagaattaaaattttattgtatatatttattaataaattattattaaataatatgattatattgatatatctttgataatatatttttaaggtTGCTGAAATGATTCGTCATGTAATTGATAGCCACACACAACCTATACCTTCAGTATTAGAAATTCCAAGTAAAGACCATCCATATGATGCCAGTAAGGATTCTATTTTAAGGCGTGCTAAGGTAAGATTGTAGTACTTATAATTATTAGTATAAAAATAATCatcacatttatttattttttatcaattctTCATACACTGTATATAATTATGGATgacgattttaatattttatttttatattaatattgtgaaaaaatatatgtatattaacattatacataaagtaaatttatttaaaggGAAACTATCAATTTGCTATaactttgtaattatatatttgatcATCAATAtctataaatagtattttattacaaaaattttgttttatgttaAAAACAATATCCATATAAACCACTTATCATACCTACTTTAAAGTTACCAATTAATTAGATATTCTAATTTTACTTTACAGGGAATGTTTAATCCAGAAGATATACATTAATCTGTGTATAAAAAAGATTTGACAACCTCTTTGGTATTTGTTAATATCTGTATGTAATGGCTGTTGTGAAATTATAGATTAcatagaaaaaatagaaatatgtataacattCCATTATTTACATCTCAAAAATTtaccaatttttcaatttctttatacAATGTGTGTATAAATTTTGTTCTGTACAGACATCtggtattatttaaattttaaatcactGTTAAACAAAGGAAGCATATTCTACTAAGATGTTGCTTATATGAATTTTTtgattatgtaaataaatataataaacaacaaTGTACTTAAAGCTCATTACAAGACAGCAAAAATACCAGTTTCATTAATGTATGTAATAGAAAATGAATGTGCATGAATGTATATTATTTACTAATAAGTTGTTATTTCATgtatttaatgaatatttaaacagATAAATGACAGGAGATACAAAATtagaatatatgtatttgaATGAGTTGAAATTTTGTCCTTGTCTAACAGACAGAAAATTTtgtcatattattttttttactaataccaattacaaataatatcagtttttatctatataatttatttttgaaataattttatcacaATACTATAAAAACTTTGATCAAACTTTTTATTATGGATTATCTGTATCATGGAAGCTACgattaatatcattatatatcatattttactttgaaagtattgaaaaatatcatattattattattttaaaattatttaataaaatcttaaCATGTATGTTTACATTGCTATACAttacagtataataataatgtgcTTAATATCTTCAacacaattatttaaatttaatgattAACTCAGataaataatgtttatttttttaatttattaaataaggaTTAAAAAACATGTATATTAATACTTGGAAAAATATATCATCACTCCTAGATATATTTTGTAGCAATATTCGCATATAATGCTATGCGATTATTAGAGAACCAAAACTATCATTCTACATGTAAGAAATTAAAGTGGTTAAGATTTtctcaaaataaataataattgtcagttatacaatgtaaataacacacataaataattaatcttaCACTCTAGAGAGCAATTTCGCGTTTATCTTACATatacactgtaaacttttgtttaCCAAGAACACAGTTATGTGGTGTTAGCAATATGCAAATTAGTACCATGTATATTAAAGCAAAATGTCAAAATTCAATGCAACAccaaattgttttaatattcgTACTATGTAAATCAATGATCCCGTTCCTCAGTGGCAGATATGAATAATTTTTGAATGATATAAGTAATTTCAACTGTAAAAGCAAATgtcataaaattattgaaatgcaAGAAAGCTAACattacattataattaaaaatgtgtCTGTGGAAGATTTATGAcacgataaatatattatatggaTATTACGTACGAATAAATCGTTGAAACCATAGTGGCTTATTTTTCCATCTAACACCAATAAAATAAGCTGGAATTCCAGATAAAGTTATTAAGGCACCTATTCCAACTTCGTATGGTCTTTGGTAGGAGggaaaaaatactaaaaatgcACATATGCATACAAACGTGATAGGAATCCATAAAGGcatctaaaaaaatatatttataattttaatcaaaatatttcCGGAGAATTTGAAGTAATATctatctattaggttgtctgaaaagtgtctttcttttacagacacgccttttacaacaacgcatctttatacaaacatgaatcCTAATCTGttgaacgttgtgatctttattttgatagaacaaaatgggtcatacgtaatttgataaaataatataaaacgaaaaatgttgttcatccgttatttctttataaaacgaaagaaactttttggatgACCTAATATCTAATTACTTACTTTAATGGGTCGACTCATATTAGGCTGTTTATAACGAAGCCATAAAACACCAGATACTGATAacattataaaaaatgattCGACTATGCTGCAGTATGTAATCAATACAAAAATATCACTTGTGCACAGCATTACTAAAGATAATATacactaaaaataaaaaaggaaatatttatatttcaatgaaCATTAATTTGGaatatgtaatacaatatatatttcatatatatacatacaagaaAAACTAAGGCAGGTGTAGGTGTAAATCTCGAAATATTAATATGACTTAACATTGAAGGAAAATGTCCGTTCCTGGCACCAACAAAACACATTCGAGATGATGTCATAATATGAACACTTAATCCTCCAAATGCACATATAGCTACCATTACAGGTATTGTCCATGCCATTACACCAAGAAGTTGATCTCCAAAAGTCTAACAAAAATTTGTCTCAATAGTTAAATTATACATCTTTTGAATAAAATCAccatatagaaaataatactaACCACAGCAATTGCATGAGAGGCAATCATCGCAGTTGGTGTTAAAACTGATAAATAAGCTACATTTGCCAATACATAAATGAAAGTAACTAAAGGTAGTGATATGTATATAGCTCGTGGTAAATtcctgtaaaataaaattatttatttactattgaaaaaaaaaaatgatcttATGTTACTTTATACTACATACACATAAGGATCTTTCAATTCTTCAGTCATAAAATTTAAGTAATTCCATCcagaatatgaaaatataccAGAACAAAAGGCAACTGCGATTTTGCTAGGATCCGTGATTGTATTTTCAAagacattttcaaaattttctgtaTGTCctgaaacaaattattaatatgtacatatagttgattattaaaagaagaattttaagaagagcaaagttatttaaattgagtctataataaaaaaatttatattctgtTTAGTTTCTTTTTGAAGatttaataatactaatatctagccatatattaaaattatacttacCTAACATCATCCAAACCAACCCagcaataattataattattaatgcaCCAACTTTAGCAAATATGAATACATTTTGCATTTTAGATGTTTCTTTAACATCATAACAATTTGCGAATGTAAGTAAACCTgttaaaacattgaaattatagAAA
This genomic window from Bombus terrestris chromosome 9, iyBomTerr1.2, whole genome shotgun sequence contains:
- the LOC100651208 gene encoding Y+L amino acid transporter 2, whose product is MVSQIFDESSKGMQLVNSDDESQTHIPTDKQVGGINKIQMKKQLGLLEGVAIILGIICGSGIFISPKGVIIEVGSVGVSLIVWVLCGLLSMVGALCYAELGTCIPRSGGDYAYIYEAFGDLPAFLYLWAANLIFVPTTNAIMGLTFAEYVLKPFFPNCSIPDNSVRLLAAVTICLLTFANCYDVKETSKMQNVFIFAKVGALIIIIIAGLVWMMLGHTENFENVFENTITDPSKIAVAFCSGIFSYSGWNYLNFMTEELKDPYVNLPRAIYISLPLVTFIYVLANVAYLSVLTPTAMIASHAIAVTFGDQLLGVMAWTIPVMVAICAFGGLSVHIMTSSRMCFVGARNGHFPSMLSHINISRFTPTPALVFLCILSLVMLCTSDIFVLITYCSIVESFFIMLSVSGVLWLRYKQPNMSRPIKMPLWIPITFVCICAFLVFFPSYQRPYEVGIGALITLSGIPAYFIGVRWKNKPLWFQRFILEITYIIQKLFISATEERDH